In Syntrophomonas wolfei subsp. wolfei str. Goettingen G311, a single window of DNA contains:
- a CDS encoding adenylosuccinate synthase: MSAVVLVGAQWGDEGKGKITDFLAEKANCVVRYQGGSNAGHTVEVSQEKFMLHLIPSGILYPETLCVIGNGVVVDMGKLIEEIDGLQKRGIDTSNLRISLRSPVVMPYHKRIDELEDRHTRIGTTKRGIGPAYADKINRIGFRMGDILTGGECFRERFKAQIEYKNRIMEEIYQEDGFDYQQMLNEVLGQAEQLKKYLADTSYLVYTAIKEGKKVLFEGAQGTLLDIDHGTYPYVTSSHPIAGGACVGTGIGPTNISKVLGVAKAYTTRVGEGPFPTELNDFQGEILRDKGQEYGTTTGRPRRCGWLDTVILRYAVRINGLTDFAITKLDVLDSFSTIKICVAYRYKGQLLTEFPNNIAILDDCEPEYIELPGWQEDISAASSIEDLPLNARAYVAKIEELTGVKAAIIAVGPKRKQTIVNSPLFT; encoded by the coding sequence TACAGTAGAAGTGAGCCAGGAAAAATTTATGTTGCACTTGATACCCTCTGGTATTCTCTATCCGGAAACCCTTTGCGTTATAGGAAATGGCGTAGTTGTTGATATGGGCAAACTCATAGAAGAAATAGACGGTCTGCAAAAAAGAGGTATTGACACCAGTAATTTAAGGATTAGTCTCAGAAGCCCGGTGGTAATGCCCTATCATAAAAGAATTGATGAGTTGGAAGATCGCCATACCAGGATAGGGACCACTAAAAGAGGAATAGGACCGGCTTATGCCGATAAAATAAATCGCATAGGTTTTCGTATGGGCGATATTCTTACCGGTGGTGAATGTTTCCGGGAGAGATTCAAGGCTCAAATTGAATACAAAAACCGTATTATGGAGGAAATATATCAAGAGGATGGTTTTGACTACCAGCAAATGCTTAATGAGGTTCTCGGGCAGGCGGAGCAACTGAAGAAATACCTGGCCGATACTTCGTATTTGGTGTACACAGCGATAAAAGAGGGCAAGAAGGTTCTTTTTGAAGGGGCCCAGGGCACTTTGCTGGATATTGACCATGGGACCTATCCCTATGTTACTTCTTCCCATCCCATTGCCGGAGGAGCCTGTGTCGGCACCGGTATCGGACCTACTAATATAAGTAAAGTGCTGGGGGTAGCCAAGGCCTATACCACCCGCGTGGGGGAAGGCCCTTTCCCTACTGAGTTGAACGATTTCCAGGGAGAAATCCTGCGGGACAAAGGCCAGGAATACGGCACTACTACCGGCAGGCCCAGGCGCTGTGGCTGGTTGGATACGGTTATTTTACGCTATGCGGTACGGATAAATGGCTTGACCGACTTTGCCATAACCAAATTAGATGTCTTGGATAGCTTCTCCACTATAAAAATATGCGTGGCCTATCGCTATAAAGGGCAATTGCTTACAGAATTCCCCAATAACATTGCGATTCTGGATGATTGCGAGCCGGAATATATCGAGCTGCCTGGTTGGCAGGAAGATATATCTGCAGCCTCCTCTATCGAGGACTTACCCCTCAACGCCCGGGCCTATGTAGCCAAAATCGAAGAACTGACTGGGGTAAAGGCGGCCATTATAGCCGTTGGGCCGAAAAGGAAACAGACGATTGTTAACAGTCCGCTTTTCACTTGA